One Mycobacteroides abscessus ATCC 19977 genomic window carries:
- a CDS encoding class I SAM-dependent methyltransferase translates to MDTVVRQVRRVGDFPFPRQAALVLDNPIHRKFVNPAGVAEQLALHGGEHVLEIGPGPGIFSVHIASRLPSGRLELFDVQPEMLEMVKSKLDRAGYRNAGFHSGDAGNGLPFSDNTFDVAFLASVIGEVPDKAACVRSLAQVLKPGGRLVFHEIFLDPDRLGISELRSLVEPAGFTFAAATGSRWRDIVEFART, encoded by the coding sequence ATGGACACCGTGGTACGGCAAGTGCGCCGGGTCGGCGACTTTCCGTTCCCCCGCCAGGCTGCCCTCGTGCTCGACAACCCCATTCACCGGAAGTTTGTGAACCCCGCCGGAGTGGCCGAGCAGTTGGCGCTGCACGGCGGCGAACACGTGTTGGAGATCGGCCCGGGCCCTGGAATCTTCAGCGTGCACATCGCGTCACGACTCCCTTCCGGTCGACTCGAGCTGTTCGACGTGCAGCCCGAAATGCTTGAAATGGTGAAGAGCAAGCTCGATCGCGCCGGATACCGGAACGCCGGATTCCATTCCGGTGACGCCGGCAACGGTCTCCCCTTTTCCGACAACACTTTTGACGTCGCATTCCTGGCCAGCGTGATCGGCGAGGTGCCGGACAAGGCGGCATGCGTCCGGTCATTGGCGCAGGTGCTCAAGCCCGGCGGGCGGCTGGTATTCCACGAGATCTTCCTCGACCCCGATCGACTCGGAATCTCCGAACTCCGCTCCCTGGTCGAACCGGCAGGATTCACCTTCGCGGCGGCAACAGGAAGCCGATGGCGCGACATCGTCGAATTCGCACGTACTTAG